The Nostoc sp. NIES-3756 DNA window ATGTTCCTTTAGAATCCTTTGCAAAGCTTGACAATTGTAGATTTTCAAGCAGAAAGTTGAAATATATTTAGTTGTTAACTCTGTTGATTTTTGGCATGATCCGTAGTAAGAAATCCCCGGTAAACAGTTGTGTGGTATATAACAAAGGATTGATGCCATACATGGAGGCTCACGCATGGCAGCGATCGCTATTGCGCGATCGCATCGATAACCCTAACCTAGATGATGTACTCATCCTCTTGGAACACCCTCCGGTCTATACTTTAGGGCAGGGTAGCAGCTTGGACTTTCTCAAATTTGACCCTAACCAAAGTGAGTTTGAGATACACAGAATCGAACGTGGTGGTGAAGTTACTTACCACTGTCCTGGTCAATTGGTGGGGTATCCGATTTTAAATCTGCATCGCCATTGCAAAGATTTACATTGGTATTTACGGCAATTGGAAGAAGTAATAATTCGCGTACTTGCAGTTTACGGGTTAAAAGGCGATCGCACACCACCTCTAACTGGAGTTTGGTTGGAAGGGCGAAAAGTTGCAGCCATCGGGATTAAAGTTAGCCGTTGGGTTACTATGCACGGCTTCGCTTTAAATGTTTGTCCTGATATGACAGGGTTTGAGCGAATTGTACCCTGTGGAATTGCCGATAAGCCTGTAGGTAGTTTAGCCCAATGGATACCAGAAATTACCACTCAAGAAGTACGAGTTCATGTAATCCAAGCCTTTGCAGAGGTATTTGGAGTAGAAATGGTTGTTAGTCATTAGTCATTAGTCATTGGTCATTAGTAAAAATATATTTGCTATGGACTGTTGACTGTTGACTATGGACTATGGACTGTTGACTGTTGACTATTGACTATGGACTGTTGACTATTGACTATTGACTACTACATATTTGAGAATTTTCGGGTTCAGGCTAAAATATAAATGTTTGCCAGTCTCAAACCCATTGTCTGCATTCGTTAACTCAAATTAGCCTGTGAATTATCCGATCAATCCACAGATATACGCGCCAGTATTTACTTCTCTTAAAGAACGAGACTGGAAAGCTTTAATAGAACTGTTTGACAGAGAAGACTTTGATGAAATCGAAGTGGACATCGACAGCAATTTGCTTTTGATGATACCCGAACCTTGTTGGGAAGACGATCCCTTTGATTTCTTGCGTGAGTATCTTTAACCAATTATGTATTGCTTGAGTTCCACACAAGTGTGACCTGCTTTAACTGTAACGCTGTCGTAACCCATACCACCACCAATTAAACGCCATTGAGCGATCGCTATATTGGGATTGTCACATAAATCCAGTAAAAAAGATGTTTCAATATTGTGGTACTCGCTTTGTGGATAGCCTCCATATCCACATTCAATGGTGATAGTTTCATTATGAATTTCGATCAAGTGGTAAATCCAGATATTTACCTTGTCTGTGCCTGCTAAATTTGCCCTAAAAAGGTCAGCATTAGATTCATTGACAAATATATGATAGCTGCATAACTTTTGGTGACGGTAGCAATACTTTTCATGAATAGGCATAGGTGTAAAGAATGGTAGCGATAGTTGAGGAATTAAAGCCTCAAGGTGCGCCACGCTTTCCGATGTAATTTCTATATCACAGTACCAATCAGGGCCATATCCTGATAACTCAAATTCCCAACACCAATTTCTCTTAACTGACATATCCCATCAAAAAAGTTAACCATCCCCATTGTTATAACCTGTTACATATTCAACTAATAACCTTCAACCGTCAGCAGTCAACAGTTAACCTTTAAAGTTAATTGTAATTCCAAGGGATAGATGAAATGACTAAATGGGTTTTTGGGCGTTGGCTACGCTGGTGTGTGGTGGTTGGCTTAAGTTGTTTGTTACTGACAGCTTGTAATGGTAGCTTAAATCAGGGTAAAACTCTGCGAGTAGCAACAGAACCAGCCTTTCCACCTTTTGAGTTTACAGAACAGGGTGGTAATTTACAGGGTTTTTCCATTGACTTGATGAATGCGATCGCTCATGCTGCTAGTTTTAAAGTTGATTTTCAAAGTATACCTTTTGATGGGATTATTCCGGCTTTACAAAGTAAAACCGTAGATGCGGCGATTAGTTCTATTACTATCACCGCCGAACGCTCAAAAACAGTAGCTTTTTCCCGTCCCTATTTTAAAGCAGGATTAGCGATCGCCATTCGCTCAGACAACCAAA harbors:
- the lipB gene encoding lipoyl(octanoyl) transferase LipB, giving the protein MIRSKKSPVNSCVVYNKGLMPYMEAHAWQRSLLRDRIDNPNLDDVLILLEHPPVYTLGQGSSLDFLKFDPNQSEFEIHRIERGGEVTYHCPGQLVGYPILNLHRHCKDLHWYLRQLEEVIIRVLAVYGLKGDRTPPLTGVWLEGRKVAAIGIKVSRWVTMHGFALNVCPDMTGFERIVPCGIADKPVGSLAQWIPEITTQEVRVHVIQAFAEVFGVEMVVSH